One stretch of Hymenobacter chitinivorans DSM 11115 DNA includes these proteins:
- a CDS encoding M20/M25/M40 family metallo-hydrolase yields the protein MQKFPPIVLFLALLSVPLIAQKKPASTTTTPGVAAATVERVARALADDDMQGRASTQAGGLKAAQFLAAEFQRLGLESLPGVKGYEQVFPVYEAKTAALYVTINGTNVPADKTLLISGQPQLNWTSEDDPAARVMVISAQAMPRQVFQQILQPTENLIVILDPARAEDFQRLVNYTKRGRLSADKPGPYSCVVALMTTPNAGIKFRVAANTTVRPIEIRNVVGVLPGKDKDRTAEMVVFSSHYDHLGLIEPVAGDNIANGADDDASGTTAVVALAEYFKKKNDNARTLVFAAFTAEEIGGFGSQYFSRQLDAKQITAMFNIEMIGKQAKFGPNTAFITGFDKSDFGKLLQRNLTGTPFRFEPDPYPEQNLFYRSDNATLARLGVPAHTISTDQIPTDKRYHTVDDEIESLDLPNMTAVITAIARSSAGIVSGQQTPTRINPEAVGQRP from the coding sequence ATGCAAAAATTCCCTCCCATCGTCTTATTTCTCGCTCTGCTTTCGGTTCCACTTATTGCGCAAAAAAAGCCAGCCTCGACAACTACCACGCCAGGAGTTGCCGCTGCGACGGTAGAACGGGTGGCCCGGGCGCTGGCCGATGACGACATGCAGGGGCGGGCTTCCACCCAGGCAGGCGGCCTGAAAGCCGCCCAGTTTCTGGCCGCCGAGTTCCAGCGCCTTGGTCTGGAGTCGTTACCGGGCGTGAAGGGCTACGAGCAAGTGTTTCCGGTGTACGAAGCCAAAACGGCCGCCCTCTACGTGACTATCAACGGCACCAACGTGCCAGCCGATAAAACCCTGCTCATCTCGGGGCAGCCCCAGCTCAACTGGACCAGCGAGGACGACCCCGCCGCCCGCGTCATGGTAATTAGCGCCCAAGCCATGCCCCGGCAGGTATTTCAGCAGATTCTGCAGCCCACCGAAAACCTGATTGTAATTCTGGATCCGGCCCGGGCCGAAGATTTTCAGCGCCTGGTCAACTACACCAAGCGCGGCCGACTCTCGGCCGACAAGCCCGGCCCGTACTCCTGCGTAGTGGCCCTGATGACGACCCCGAATGCCGGCATCAAGTTTCGCGTGGCCGCTAACACTACCGTGCGCCCCATTGAGATTCGCAACGTGGTGGGCGTGCTGCCGGGCAAAGACAAGGACCGGACCGCCGAAATGGTGGTTTTCTCCTCCCACTACGACCATCTGGGGCTGATTGAGCCCGTGGCCGGCGACAATATTGCCAATGGCGCCGACGACGACGCTAGTGGTACGACGGCCGTGGTGGCCCTGGCTGAGTATTTTAAGAAGAAGAACGACAACGCCCGCACCCTGGTTTTTGCCGCTTTCACGGCCGAGGAAATTGGGGGCTTTGGTTCCCAGTACTTCTCCCGCCAGCTCGACGCCAAGCAGATTACGGCCATGTTCAACATCGAAATGATTGGCAAGCAGGCCAAGTTCGGTCCAAACACGGCCTTCATTACCGGCTTCGATAAGTCGGACTTCGGCAAGCTGCTGCAGCGCAACCTCACCGGCACGCCCTTCCGCTTCGAGCCCGACCCGTACCCCGAGCAAAACCTGTTTTACCGCTCCGACAACGCTACCCTGGCCCGCCTGGGCGTACCGGCCCACACCATCAGCACCGACCAGATTCCGACCGATAAGCGCTACCACACCGTCGACGACGAAATTGAAAGTTTGGACCTGCCCAATATGACGGCCGTCATTACCGCCATTGCCCGCAGCTCGGCCGGCATCGTGTCGGGCCAGCAGACGCCCACCCGCATCAACCCCGAAGCCGTGGGGCAGCGGCCCTAA
- a CDS encoding pyruvate carboxylase produces MNIRKLLVANRGEIAIRVLRAATELGIPTVAIYTYEDRYSLHRYKADEAYQIGRDDDPLKPYLDIEGILRVAKANGVDAIHPGYGFLSENATLARRCGEEGIIFVGPRPEVMEALGDKVAAKKVAVQCQVPIIESSIEDLNDFETAQREASRIGYPVMLKAASGGGGRGMRVIRDDEQLERGFFEARNEALKAFGDDTVFLEKFVENPKHIEVQLVADTHGNIVHLYERDCSVQRRYQKVVEVAPSLNLPDHMRHLLYEYALRLGRAVNYNNVGTVEFLVNPEMDRIYFIEVNPRIQVEHTVTEMITGIDLIKTQIYIADGARLSDPEIGLEVGGKPMKNGYAIQCRITTEDPENDFKPDYGTIVAYRSAGGFGIRLDQGSVYQGAKISPFFDSLLVKVSAHAPTLEGAASKMARTLDEFRIRGVRTNIQFLQNIIANPTFVSGQANVDFIKDHQELFKFKPRQDRGTKILGFVGDIIVNGNPDVKGLIDPKKELRKPILPRFDQDAAYQPGTKNKLTELGPEGFAQWLRQDPLVHYTDTTFRDAHQSLLATRMRTFDMLKVAERYAKMHPQTFSMEVWGGATFDVALRFLHEDPWERLAKIREAVPNILLQMLIRGANGVGYKAYPDNLTERFVQQAWETGVDVFRIFDSLNWMPGMESCINFVRKKTKGLAEASICYTGDILDPKRNQKYSLDYYLRLAKQIEDAGAHILCIKDMAGLLKPYAATELITALRDTVKIPIHLHTHDTSSLQPATYLKAVEAGVDVIDVAMGSLSGLTSQPNFNSVVEMFRGTPRHREFDQDSLNDFSNYWETVREYYYPFESGLKAGTSEVFQHEIPGGQYSNLRPQAAALGLGDKFEQVKKTFAEVNELFGDIVKVTPSSKVVGDMALFMVSNNLTTTDVLEKGHSLSFPESVQSLFRGDIGQPEGGWPRELQKLILKDEKPFTDRPNEHLKPIDFKKEWKKFEEKFGEGVKFTDLLSYLLYPKVFEQYWAHFQQYGDVSLVPTRVFFYGLKPGQETIIDIARGKSVIVKLRSIGEVNDDGCRTVFFSFNGQTRNLEVRDKSVEVKTVRNQKIDKANPRQVGAPLQGMLSKVLVESGQQVKRNTPLFIIEAMKMETTITAPDDTTVQGVQLPEGTLVNADDLVLTLA; encoded by the coding sequence ATGAACATCCGCAAACTGCTGGTCGCCAACCGGGGCGAAATTGCCATCCGCGTATTACGGGCCGCCACCGAGCTGGGCATTCCCACCGTGGCCATCTACACCTACGAGGACCGCTACTCGCTGCACCGCTACAAAGCCGATGAAGCCTACCAGATTGGCCGCGACGACGACCCGCTGAAGCCGTATCTGGACATTGAAGGTATTTTGCGCGTAGCCAAGGCCAACGGCGTGGATGCCATTCACCCCGGCTACGGCTTCCTGTCGGAAAACGCGACGCTGGCCCGGCGCTGCGGGGAGGAAGGCATCATCTTCGTCGGCCCCCGCCCGGAAGTCATGGAAGCCCTCGGCGACAAAGTAGCCGCCAAAAAAGTGGCCGTGCAGTGCCAGGTACCCATCATCGAAAGCAGCATCGAGGACCTCAACGACTTCGAAACGGCCCAGCGCGAAGCCAGCCGCATCGGCTACCCGGTGATGTTGAAAGCGGCCAGTGGGGGCGGGGGCCGGGGCATGCGCGTCATCCGCGACGATGAGCAGCTGGAGCGCGGCTTCTTCGAGGCCCGCAACGAGGCCCTGAAAGCCTTCGGCGACGACACGGTGTTTCTGGAGAAGTTTGTCGAGAACCCCAAGCACATCGAAGTGCAGCTCGTGGCCGATACCCACGGCAACATCGTGCACCTCTACGAGCGGGACTGCTCGGTGCAGCGCCGCTACCAGAAAGTGGTGGAAGTGGCGCCTTCGCTGAATTTGCCCGACCACATGCGCCACTTATTATATGAGTACGCGCTGCGCCTGGGCCGGGCCGTGAACTACAACAACGTAGGCACCGTCGAATTTCTGGTGAACCCCGAAATGGACCGGATTTACTTTATCGAGGTGAATCCGCGCATCCAGGTGGAGCACACCGTGACGGAAATGATTACCGGCATCGACCTGATTAAAACCCAGATCTACATTGCCGACGGCGCCCGGCTCTCCGACCCCGAAATCGGGCTGGAAGTGGGAGGGAAGCCGATGAAAAACGGCTACGCCATTCAGTGCCGCATTACCACCGAAGACCCCGAAAACGACTTCAAGCCCGATTACGGCACCATCGTGGCCTACCGCTCGGCCGGCGGCTTCGGCATCCGCCTCGACCAGGGTTCGGTGTACCAGGGCGCCAAGATTTCGCCGTTTTTCGACTCACTGCTGGTGAAAGTGTCGGCCCATGCGCCCACGCTGGAAGGGGCCGCCTCCAAGATGGCCCGGACCCTGGACGAGTTCCGCATCCGCGGGGTGCGCACCAACATCCAGTTTCTGCAGAATATCATTGCCAACCCGACTTTCGTGAGCGGGCAGGCCAACGTGGACTTTATCAAGGACCACCAGGAGCTCTTCAAGTTCAAGCCCCGACAGGACCGCGGCACCAAAATCCTGGGTTTCGTCGGCGACATCATCGTCAACGGCAACCCCGACGTGAAGGGACTCATAGACCCCAAAAAGGAACTGCGCAAGCCCATTCTGCCCCGGTTCGACCAGGACGCGGCCTACCAGCCCGGCACCAAGAACAAGCTCACCGAGCTGGGCCCCGAAGGCTTTGCCCAGTGGCTGCGCCAGGACCCGCTGGTGCACTACACCGACACCACCTTCCGCGACGCCCACCAAAGCCTGCTGGCCACCCGCATGCGCACCTTCGACATGCTGAAAGTGGCGGAGCGCTACGCCAAAATGCACCCCCAGACGTTTTCGATGGAAGTCTGGGGTGGCGCTACCTTCGACGTGGCCCTGCGCTTTTTGCACGAAGACCCCTGGGAGCGGCTGGCCAAAATCCGGGAGGCCGTGCCCAATATCTTGCTCCAGATGCTGATTCGCGGGGCCAACGGGGTGGGCTACAAGGCCTATCCGGACAACCTGACCGAGCGGTTTGTGCAGCAGGCTTGGGAAACCGGCGTCGACGTGTTCCGCATCTTCGACTCGCTCAACTGGATGCCGGGCATGGAGTCCTGCATCAACTTCGTGCGCAAGAAAACCAAGGGCTTAGCCGAAGCCAGCATCTGCTACACGGGCGACATTCTGGACCCCAAGCGCAACCAGAAATACTCGCTCGACTACTACCTGCGCCTAGCCAAGCAAATCGAAGACGCCGGCGCCCACATCCTCTGCATCAAGGATATGGCCGGCCTGCTCAAGCCCTACGCCGCTACTGAGCTCATCACGGCCCTGCGCGACACGGTCAAGATTCCGATTCACCTGCACACCCACGACACCTCGTCGTTGCAGCCCGCCACCTACCTCAAGGCCGTGGAAGCCGGTGTCGACGTCATCGACGTGGCCATGGGCTCCTTGTCGGGCCTGACTTCGCAGCCCAACTTCAACTCGGTGGTGGAAATGTTCCGCGGCACGCCCCGGCACCGGGAGTTCGACCAGGACAGCCTCAACGACTTCTCCAACTACTGGGAAACCGTGCGCGAGTACTACTATCCGTTCGAGTCGGGCCTGAAGGCCGGCACCTCAGAAGTATTCCAGCACGAAATTCCCGGCGGGCAGTACTCCAACCTGCGCCCCCAGGCCGCCGCCCTGGGCCTCGGCGACAAGTTCGAGCAGGTGAAAAAGACCTTTGCTGAGGTCAACGAGCTGTTCGGCGACATCGTCAAGGTGACGCCCTCCTCGAAAGTCGTCGGCGACATGGCCCTGTTCATGGTGTCCAATAACCTGACCACGACCGACGTGCTCGAAAAAGGCCATTCGCTGAGCTTCCCCGAGTCGGTGCAAAGCCTGTTCCGCGGCGACATTGGGCAGCCCGAGGGCGGCTGGCCTCGGGAATTGCAAAAGCTGATTCTCAAGGACGAAAAGCCGTTTACTGACCGGCCCAACGAGCATCTCAAGCCCATCGACTTCAAGAAGGAGTGGAAGAAGTTCGAGGAGAAGTTCGGCGAAGGCGTCAAGTTCACCGACCTGCTGAGCTACCTGCTCTACCCCAAGGTGTTCGAGCAATACTGGGCCCACTTCCAGCAGTACGGCGACGTATCGTTGGTGCCCACCCGGGTGTTTTTCTACGGCCTCAAGCCCGGTCAGGAAACCATCATCGACATTGCCCGCGGCAAGTCGGTCATTGTCAAGCTTCGTTCAATAGGCGAGGTCAACGACGACGGCTGCCGCACGGTGTTCTTCTCCTTCAACGGGCAGACCCGCAACCTGGAAGTGCGCGACAAGTCGGTGGAAGTCAAGACGGTGCGCAACCAGAAGATTGACAAGGCCAACCCCCGCCAGGTAGGCGCTCCACTGCAGGGCATGCTTTCTAAAGTGCTGGTCGAAAGCGGGCAGCAGGTCAAACGCAACACCCCGCTCTTCATCATCGAGGCCATGAAGATGGAAACCACCATCACCGCCCCCGACGATACCACCGTGCAGGGCGTGCAGCTCCCCGAGGGCACCCTGGTCAACGCTGACGACTTGGTGCTGACTCTGGCCTAG
- a CDS encoding SDR family NAD(P)-dependent oxidoreductase, with protein MNFSEKNILLVGASSGIGLATAHLLHSLEAKLFTISRHLSPELAALNTTHLEADATQPLPAELLAQLPETLHGVVYCPGSIKLRPFERIPLDDFRADFELNVLGAVQILQATMKKLKKAEGASVVLFSTVAATTGMSFHTSIATAKAAVEGLTRALAAEYAASNVRVNAIAPSLTNTPLAAPLLNSPEKLEAGAKRHPLQRIGQPEDLAYMASFLLSDHSGFITGQVMPVDGGMGRLK; from the coding sequence ATGAATTTTTCAGAGAAGAACATTCTGCTCGTCGGCGCTTCCTCGGGCATTGGCCTGGCCACGGCCCACCTGCTGCACTCCCTTGAAGCCAAGCTCTTTACCATTTCCCGCCACCTTTCGCCCGAGCTGGCCGCGCTGAACACCACTCATCTGGAAGCCGACGCCACCCAGCCCCTGCCGGCCGAGCTACTGGCCCAGCTGCCCGAAACCTTGCACGGCGTAGTCTATTGCCCCGGCAGCATCAAGCTGCGGCCCTTCGAGCGAATTCCGCTGGACGACTTCCGCGCTGACTTCGAGCTGAACGTGCTGGGCGCGGTGCAAATCCTGCAGGCCACGATGAAGAAGCTCAAAAAGGCCGAAGGCGCCTCGGTGGTACTCTTTAGCACCGTGGCCGCCACCACCGGCATGAGCTTTCATACCAGCATTGCCACGGCCAAAGCCGCCGTGGAAGGCCTCACCCGGGCCCTGGCCGCCGAGTATGCCGCCAGCAACGTCCGCGTCAACGCCATTGCCCCGTCCCTGACCAACACGCCCCTGGCCGCGCCCCTGCTCAACTCACCCGAGAAGCTTGAAGCCGGGGCCAAGCGCCACCCGCTGCAGCGCATCGGACAGCCCGAGGACCTGGCCTACATGGCGTCGTTCCTGCTTTCCGACCACAGCGGCTTTATCACCGGGCAGGTAATGCCCGTGGACGGCGGAATGGGCCGGCTGAAGTAG
- a CDS encoding transporter: protein MRKTTLLTTAALLLGGAARTLAQTTDPSLGNEDTPFVRNIRPDRPGQTITTNMLNPGQFQLETGISSQPDPFSPGSATSRSLSTGLLRVGFFNNIELRVAQRYLAPLPPALATEPGSTEVRRPSGLTATTVGAKFLASTTPNARSQVVVLAEMTLRNGDPSLQPTQYEPAARLLVSQQLGERFGLEANFGFRQRGFKAADTKLGTYLGTLALNGPLTKSVGFFAETYATWQQQSTLAPGVTSGLYWRPWPGLRLDVNAGKAFSGAYSGTTVGAGLSLRVGR from the coding sequence ATGCGTAAGACCACTCTGCTGACTACCGCCGCGCTGCTGCTCGGTGGCGCCGCCCGCACCCTGGCCCAGACCACTGACCCCAGCCTCGGCAACGAAGACACGCCCTTTGTGCGCAACATTCGCCCCGACCGGCCCGGGCAGACCATTACCACCAATATGCTCAACCCGGGCCAGTTTCAGCTCGAAACCGGCATTAGCAGCCAGCCCGACCCGTTTAGCCCCGGCAGCGCCACCAGCCGCAGTTTGAGTACCGGCCTGCTCCGGGTGGGCTTCTTCAACAACATTGAGTTGCGGGTGGCCCAGCGTTATCTGGCTCCGCTGCCCCCAGCCCTGGCCACCGAGCCTGGCAGTACGGAGGTGCGGCGTCCCAGCGGCTTGACGGCCACGACGGTGGGCGCCAAGTTTCTGGCCTCGACCACGCCCAATGCCCGCTCCCAGGTGGTGGTGCTGGCCGAAATGACCCTGCGCAACGGGGACCCATCTTTGCAGCCGACCCAGTACGAGCCGGCGGCCCGTCTGCTGGTGTCGCAGCAACTCGGGGAGCGGTTTGGCCTGGAAGCCAACTTTGGCTTTCGGCAGCGGGGCTTCAAGGCCGCCGATACCAAACTGGGCACCTACTTGGGGACGCTGGCCCTGAACGGCCCGTTGACCAAGTCAGTCGGGTTCTTTGCCGAAACTTACGCCACCTGGCAGCAGCAAAGCACCCTGGCCCCCGGCGTAACCTCGGGCCTGTACTGGCGGCCCTGGCCGGGCCTGCGCCTGGACGTAAATGCGGGCAAAGCCTTTTCCGGCGCCTACAGCGGCACCACGGTAGGCGCCGGCCTGAGCTTACGGGTCGGCCGCTAA
- a CDS encoding META domain-containing protein, producing the protein MIKRLLPLSSAILISLLTGCRASAPAPLSQAAEATIPTAELRNTRWVLRSLQNRAILTPTNGEAYLLLRNDEQRAEGNAGCNRFRGTFTGAQAGQLQFGPLLSTRMACLSEQDNATEKDFLAALAATRTYQISGDTLRLYSAEASQPQAVLHAVYLH; encoded by the coding sequence ATGATTAAGCGACTATTGCCCCTATCCAGTGCAATTCTGATTTCGTTGCTGACTGGTTGCCGGGCCTCGGCGCCAGCGCCCCTGAGCCAGGCTGCTGAGGCGACTATACCGACGGCCGAACTGCGCAACACCCGCTGGGTACTACGCTCACTACAGAATCGTGCCATACTGACTCCGACCAACGGCGAGGCGTATTTGCTGCTCCGCAACGACGAGCAGCGGGCTGAGGGCAACGCGGGCTGCAACCGGTTTCGGGGCACCTTCACAGGAGCTCAAGCCGGTCAACTGCAATTTGGCCCGCTGCTGAGCACCCGCATGGCTTGCCTCTCGGAGCAGGATAACGCTACGGAAAAAGATTTTCTGGCCGCGTTAGCCGCTACCCGCACCTACCAGATTAGCGGCGACACCCTGCGCCTGTACAGTGCTGAAGCCAGCCAGCCCCAGGCCGTGCTGCACGCAGTGTATCTGCATTAA
- a CDS encoding tetratricopeptide repeat protein encodes MDTTPTRLQQLLTFYNEDPNDPFIIYALATEYRTTEPQRAMEYYQKLLDEHPDYVGTYYHAGKMLEHLQNPEEAEKVYRRGLQVSRKAGQMHAASEIQQALNSLLGLDYEDE; translated from the coding sequence ATGGACACTACGCCGACCCGCCTGCAGCAGCTGCTGACCTTTTACAACGAAGACCCGAACGACCCGTTCATCATCTACGCCCTGGCCACTGAGTATCGGACGACGGAGCCCCAACGGGCTATGGAGTATTACCAGAAACTTCTGGATGAGCACCCGGACTACGTGGGTACGTACTACCACGCGGGCAAGATGCTGGAGCACTTACAAAATCCAGAAGAAGCCGAAAAGGTTTACCGGCGCGGGCTGCAGGTCAGCCGCAAAGCGGGCCAGATGCACGCCGCCAGTGAAATCCAGCAGGCCCTGAACTCGCTGCTCGGCCTCGACTACGAAGACGAGTAA